tctgtgatttttacacaaaatttaCTTAAAAGTTCTGTACTaaattaatttatgtaaatagtAGACTGGGTTAAATTtactttaaactgatttaattttgaaCATTATGGATGGGCTGCTTCCAGTATTTCTTGTTTTGAGTTGGCTCTAAGGCCAAAAGCATTATGCCTTGTAAGTATTATGAAATGTTTGGAAAGACCAAGTGTTTCCGTAAATTGTTCTTGCTTCACCCTGTGCTTCTCAGCAGGTGTGTACAGAAAAGACAGTTAAGCAATCATGTAGTGTTCTGCCAGTTCAGTCTTTATGAATGGCCATATACCCATTGGAGTTCTATTACTTGTTGGAACATTTTATGGTGTTAGTGGTCATTAAGTTGTAAAGATGATAAATGGTTTGTGAAATCATGTAAGTTCTattacatgaaataaataaatttgagaTTTGAAATTTGTGATTACTTACATTTTTATGAGCATAATCCTTGGGCATGTAAACCTTACATAAAAATATGCTTAGTTAAATTTACTAAGACTTCTTCTGCTGTCtaggtgtctatggcagcccatagaaccgtctggtaaaaagttgtgaaatttgacacactgattggggagggtctaagtaACATACTAATCAAATCAAGTGTTGACAACGCTCTAGTcccaccatcgggtcaaatttgggccaaaGTACATCTATGGTCATAACAtttgaaccatgtgtccaaaatttaaaagccagtcatccctggattccctgggtcgaATTGAGTTCAGTGCACTCTATGACGTCAATTTCTCCTTATTAtattttccgccatcttggattttgtcaaaaacagttttttcgctactcctcctataaattttgtccaatcatcaccaattttggcacacatcatcttcagaatAAGCCTGAACATTATCAAAAAAATTTGAATAGTCCAAAGTGTTTGCCCGTAATGGGCCAATGAATCTGATAgcaaagctgccaaacaggaagtgaggctgtatgtTTGCAGTAACATTGCTCACTGatgcaaaaaacaggatgtgagggtgtatctcagcaatgcatctatgtatcatcacaaaacttgataagtttcctttttttccttatatcatttgaaaaGTTTGTtataaattcacagttcatttttcctataattccctggagtatgcagaagtgaacgcacaccaacatctgaaattcaagtgtacttcctgtcgaccatcttggattttgttaaaaacttgggcctaatttggaagtacatttatggtcataacttttgtcctgtgtgtccaaaatttaaaaattcccTAGGTTGAGACAAGTTCAATGCACCCAATGATGTCAATTTCCACCTCATTAGATTTTCCACTTGGCACACTGACACGAAACTTGGTACGCATCTTCTGGACCtaaggctatgcaacaaatttcatgccagtgccacctactggtcaaaagttacaataacattccaaaaatgcttacatctaactgccatttttgctactcctccttcaaattttgtccaatcttcaccacatttggTTTACATCATCTTGAGAAgtgtctgaacaaaagttatcaaaaggaATTTTTGATAATAAGTATCTTCAAGGTGACTTCGCCTCCTTGTGGTCAAAAACTGTAACAACTTTAATTTTTTCCCTTCATTCaaaattcacagttcatttttcctataattccctggagtatgcAGAAGTGAAGGCACACCAtttgaaattcaagtgtacttcctgttgaccatcttggattttgttaagaactgttttttcgctactcctctAATAagttttgtccaatcatcactaGATTTGGCACACGTCATCTTCAGactaagcctcacaaaagttatcaaaagaattttgaatattccaaacagTTTGTCCGCAATGGGCCAACAGATCTGACTGCGAAGCCGCCAAACATGaattgaggctgtatctcagcagcgactttgcgcactgacacaaaacttggtaggcatctttaGGATCATGACCTGAGGCCAAGCAACAAATTTCGTGCCAGCGCtgcctactggtcaaaagtaacaacaacatgctaaaaatgcttacatctaactgccatttttgctactcctcctccaaattttgtccaatattcaccaaatttggctcacatcatcttgacacctgtctaaacaatcCCTTTAGCTAAAGTTATgactctgctttcctgtgattgcttaggcaacaattgtagcacGTCTGTGAATGTGCGGCTCACTGAGTctggcccccgaaaatgctgcttgcagctttaattattattattattattattattattattattattatattaaaaaagataGAGTAAAAAAAGAGtgagttgtttatttattttatttaggatGTTTTATGTAGTAAACATAGACTAAGGTTTCAGAACATGCTTTGTCAGATGAACCCCTTCAGACTAACTAGAATGAAAacatgaaacctttttttttttttttttttcatcagcttttgttcttgttttacGTTAGGCAATTTTTCCTTGAATCATTTGAGTGGTTTCGTGGTCAGGATTTCTCGTTTTGTTttcagatgtctttttttttaagaatgctGGCTTCGTACTTTCATTAGAAAGTTGCTTCAAACAAAAAATTTTGCCAACTTTTGTTCTCTTTTGTGCTTGGATGTTCCTCTTCTTCTCACTTTCATTTTAAGAGATTTTAAGGACTTGTCAATCAATTTGAAGAGAAGATGAAGAGCAGACGTTTTTGGGCATGAAGaatgcattagctagctaacactgtCATTTATGGTTAGATATTTATGAAACTTAATTTAAAAGTTGATTTGATGTTGTAAATATTCCCCGAAGTGTTCACGGAAATCCTGCCCTGAACATGCCCAGGTGACGAGCGCGAGAATTCCCCAGCCACAGCGTATAAAAACAGCAGCACAGACACAGGATTGCATGACACAAAGCAGCTCAACTGCAACACAGAGAGTCTCACAAGACAACTTCAGTTCGCACTTTCTAATCCGAGCTCATTAACCACTGGTACGTATTCTGTGGATTTATACGCATGTGTAGAAAATCTGAAGTCTGCAGGATGAATgtctgactgattgattgattgattaaaattaaaagtaacttctaactttatttatttattttttagaaatggCTGACAACGATttgttaacactgaaaaggtAAGTCTTGTCTTGGAAGCAATGAATTAAATAACCTAATACGGTCATGAGGGTAATGTCTTGTGACATTAGTATTTGTGGAATCTGATATTAATACTAAGTCCCAGTCTGTGAAGGTGTTCAGTCACCCAGGTCATTTTGAATGTCCAGGAGTAGAAAGTCAAGGCAAATAAACTTTGCCACTCCTCTGAATGATAAAGCTCCCTGGATGAGTAGTTTAAGCGTTTTGCACGTTTTGACATTTTCCAGCTAGACAAGTTGTTGTAAAACACATTCACTTCTGCTGATGAGATTGGAAAGGCTTCTGGTCTGATGCTGGTAGCTAAAGACTGTTCTAAATTGACCATGTCTTATCAGGATGTTTTTGAAGCATGATGTCTTTGCTGCTGTTCTGTAGCACAacacctattattattattattattattattattccatattatttttattcctgtgtAGCAAGCAATACAGTTAGAGATTAGGGATTAGAGAGAATTAGAGAATTGTTCATATGCTAAGtcaagaaataaacacactcattcatgaATTCGTTCCCTTTTAACAGCTACTTCGACAGTGACTGTGGATTTGATTCAGACGACATGGATTTTGACGAGCTGGACTGCTCTGATCCTTTGGCCATGGTAAGTCATGGATACAGATTTGTAAAGCCTCACCTCACCTCAACACAGCTCATGTTTCTTTTCACTATATCAAAACCTGAGCTCACTGTGGACTCTGGTGTGTTACAGAGTGGCAGATGTGACCTGCACAAAGGACTCCGTATCGAGGTCACCAAGGAGCCTTTTAGCATGCGCCGCGTTGCTAACGTTGTAATCGCTCTGCAGAGGCTGAAGCACACTCAAAACATTAAGTCCACGGAGTTCACTGACCAGGAGCTCTTCAATATCATCATGGAGAATGTGATTGAAGGTGCGGTTCATTATATCTtaatctatatgtatatattcttACTTTGCTCTGGTGTGAGATGTAACTGATTCCATGAGAACTGACACACTCCCATCTTCCTCACACAGAGAGCATAGTGATTGATTTGAAGTGCAGTGAATCCAAGAGTTACAGCAGGCAGGACAAGGTTGTGCAGTGCACTATATGTGACAAGTCTAAAAGGGCCTTGGTGCGGAGAGAAAAGCCTCCTATTCTGCTGGCCATTACTCTGAAGGGAGGAAATGAGGAGAATAAAGGTAAACTTCCAATACAAACCACCATCACTACTAACAGTTTACAGGAATTGATTTGCTTCCAAAGTCTGAGGCAAAATTCAGTCAAAGCATATAGCATAGCAGATGGATAAAGACCTTGTTCAGGTGCCAAACTGGGCTCTTTGtcaatgctgggatttgaatttaCAATCTTCCAGTCATTAGCTTACAACCTTAATCGCTATTCTACCACTACTGTTGCTTTACGATGCTGTGTTTTCTCACATGCCCCTTCGTAATCTGCCTCTCTTCATAATTCCTGCCATTTCTTCTGTCTTCTCTCCATCTTCTATTCATCTGCCTATAACTTCACTCTATGGCACCATCCAGAGCTTTGGTTCACCTTATAAGTCCTGACTTGTCACTCTCACTTCTCAACCTTCATACCTTTTCAGTTTAATTCTTTCTTGCTGCTGCTTCCTTCTGGCTTTCTTGTCTATTGTAAAAACCTCTAAGCTGTATTGACATTTAAacaaagtgaattatttttttttgacagcatGGTTCAACCTCTCAGCCTACACGCCACCAAACTGCACAGAAAACACAAGAGGCCAGCCTGTCTGTTTGGGGATTGTGAAGAGCAACCTCTTTCTCTCATGCACAATGGCGAATGGAACTCCTTTTCTAGGCATAGAGGTATGTGAACATAACCATCTGACAAAACCCACTGGATCATATAGAGTTATTCACTTGGCACACAAACAAGAAAGAATACAATCAAAACAGATTCTGTTGAAAATACGCCTTACGGAACATAACAAATTTTTAATAGAAGTGAATGTGTTCAGTTACAGGGTTGAATGAATGTCTTGCGATGcaactaaaatgtaaatatttcataaaaggatgtttcaagcatgacattcacatggattaatgcaaaaaaatcatttgactGTATTTCgtggtaaagtgtagttatagcgGCTAGAGAAAGAGTAGAGGTGCTGTCgaggttttattaatgttttaagttattAATCTAAAACATGCACATAGGTTTGTGTGAAAGACACTTTACCTAGTTTAAGAAGTCTTTAACcttatttgtaaatttaataTCAGTGGAAATTAATACAACAATACAACCTTCTTAAGTAAAACTTTTTATACAGCAGTCAATCACAATGTCTGATGAAGTCAAAATTAGAGAAGGCTAACTTATAATGGTTATTATAGAAGTAATGGATTAATTCTTTTGTAGGAGGTAAAAGACAAAGAGAGCCTGAAGGCCATCAAGGAGAATGATGGCATGGAGCGCTTCCTTTTCTTCAGAAACGGTCCTGGTGACTCCCTTAACACCTTTGAGTCAGTCAAATACCCAGGCTGGTTCATCACCACCTCAAAGGATGACTTTAAGCCAGTGCAAATGTGTCAGCAGCAACCCAGTCCCCAGCAGCTGTTCACGCTTCATGATGAGACCGTAGTCTCTCAGAATGAGATCTGATTCAGAAAACCAGCTTCCAGAAAGTATGTACTAGGTACAAGTGTAAATCTGGAGGCTCATTTTATGTTTAAGTCTATCTCAGCTGGAGATACCTGACTGTTCTCTGCTTGTTTGTGGTTTTACAATAATCACAACATGAGTTcataattatgtatttttatttaaaacatttatatttttgagtTACCTGACCACTCTGTGCTTGTTTGTGCTTTCACGATAATTACTGGATGAATTAggttttaattgaattttatttaacttatttattacaAAGATTGTATTGCTTTCATAACTCTAATTTATTGTTACATAAAAGcctaataaaatgcatttttgtcaAATGTGTGGCATTGTGTAGGATTTGCATAAAGATGAGAAACCTTATTGTAATTTAGGCTCAAGGCGTGGATGCTCTTAGCTGACTTTGAACTGATTTGCAGATAAATCTCAGACATTTCGtgactgaaaagaaaagcaattgCATTGTCACATAACTAATCTGGTTGAAGTTGTCATCCCATCAATGTACAGAGATAGTTGGATGAAATATTGTGCCACCAGTTCCATGGTGTATCTTGGCAGATGATGCCAAAAATCATATAAGGTGAAAACAGTAAAAGTATTTTAAGGAAAACCAATGTGCCAAGctactgtttaaataaaaacaagtgcaGTCCACCAATAAAATTAGTACATGTACACACTAGCTATACAGATCAACAGAtgttgcattattataaactaaATGGCAGAAATTGGCAAAACAATGCAAattaaatctgattattatCACCAAGTGAAGGTGTAACAGAACATAGACTAGACATACTGTTTAGGTCTGTGGCTTTCAATGTGAGATCAGTGGATCCCTCTGGGTCTAtgatattatgattattttttaacaacatGATGGTGTATCTCTATAATCTACAGGGCCAGGCAAGTGTTTGAACACCTGCAGTTTCTTGTGACTCAGATTCTAATGGTGCTCTAAACAAATGCTTTAATTAACGCAGATGCGCTTGGAGAGTAAACCATCTAAACTGTAGGAAA
This is a stretch of genomic DNA from Pangasianodon hypophthalmus isolate fPanHyp1 chromosome 17, fPanHyp1.pri, whole genome shotgun sequence. It encodes these proteins:
- the il1b gene encoding interleukin-1 beta: MADNDLLTLKSYFDSDCGFDSDDMDFDELDCSDPLAMSGRCDLHKGLRIEVTKEPFSMRRVANVVIALQRLKHTQNIKSTEFTDQELFNIIMENVIEESIVIDLKCSESKSYSRQDKVVQCTICDKSKRALVRREKPPILLAITLKGGNEENKAWFNLSAYTPPNCTENTRGQPVCLGIVKSNLFLSCTMANGTPFLGIEEVKDKESLKAIKENDGMERFLFFRNGPGDSLNTFESVKYPGWFITTSKDDFKPVQMCQQQPSPQQLFTLHDETVVSQNEI